AGAAACGGCTCTTTTGTTTGAGTTAGGGTTGCATCAATCTTGCTATCAATCAGTTTTGGTAACTAGTGAGGACAATCTCCGTATTAAAAGAGTGATGGATAGAGACCAAAAGACCTACCGAGAGGTTGAAAACATCATTAAACAACAAATGCCCGAAAAAGACAAAATAAAGTTAGCCGACTTTATCATTTATAATAATGGGACACTAGAAGAACTAGAGCAAAACACCATCACTGTTATCACACAACTCACCTCCGCTTAACCCTTTAATAAATATGACACCAGAGAAAAATAAATTTACCTTCCAGAGGAGTATTGCCTTTATAGGTGTGGCTTTATTCGTAGGAAAACTTATTGCGTGGCATCTTACCAACTCCGATGCCATCTTCTCTGATGCTATGGAGAGCATTGTAAACATCATTTCTGCTTTTATGGGGCTTTACTCTCTCTACCTTGCGGCAAAACCCAAAGACCACGACCACCCTTATGGGCACGGTAAGATAGAATTTCTAACCGCAGGAGCCGAAGGTATGCTCATCATCTTCGCAGGGACACTGATTATTGTACAGTCTGCCAACTCACTCCTTAATCAAAATACCCTTCAAAAGCTAGATTGGGGAATTGCCATTGTGGCTATTACCGCACTCATCAATTACATTATGGGATATATCTCTTACCAAAAAGGGAAAAGAGAAAATTCTCTAGTGCTGATGAGCTCGGGGAAGCATCTCCAGTCTGATACGCTAACCACCCTAGGCGTTGTATTGAGTTTAATTCTAGTTTATATTACTAAAGTGTATTGGCTAGATGCCGTAGTAGCTTTATTTTTTGGAGGATACATTATTGTCGTGGGGTACAAAATTGTAAGAAAAGCCCTAAGCGGCATTATGGACGAAAAAGACGAAGCCCTACTCTCCGAAATTGTAAAAGTATTGCAAGATTTCCGTCGCAACGAATGGATAGATATACATAATGTAAAGGTGCAACAGTTTGGAGCTCATCTGCATATAGATGCCCATATTACACTCCCCTACTACTACACCCTAAGAGAAGCTCACCAAGAAATGGAAAAAGCCATAAAACTACTCTTAGCACACACGGAACGGACGGTAGAGTTTAGCTTCCATATGGACGATTGCAAGCCTTTCTCCTGCGAAATTTGCCAGTTAGATTGTCCATTTCGTTCGGCTCCTTTTCAAAAACAAATCCATTGGGATATACACACCACTACACAAGTAGAGAAGCATCAACTAAGCCAAAAGTAAAATTTTGTACTTTTGTGAGGTGAATGAAACTTTAGAACTTCAGCTAAAAACTTTACCAAAAGAACCTGGCGTTTACCGTTATTATGACGAAGCGGGGCAACTGCTCTATGTAGGGAAAGCCAAAAACCTTAAAAATAGGGTGTTATCTTACTTCAATAAAAGTCAAGTAGGTTATAAGACCAAAATTATGGTTAAAAAAATCCACCGCTTGGAAATTACCATAGTTCCTAGTGAATACGACGCCCTCCTTTTAGAAAACAACCTCATCAAGGAACATCAGCCTTTCTACAATATTATGATGAAAGACGACAAAAGTTTCCCTTGGTTGTGCATCAAAAATGAACCTTTCCCTAGACTATTTCTTACCAGAAAACGCATTAAAGATGGCTCCGAATATTATGGTCCTTACGCTAAAGTAAAACCTGCCAAGGTACTTTTAGAAACCATTAAAAATCTCTATAAAATCAGGACTTGTACGCTTAATCTTTCTGAAGATAGAATAGAGAAAGCCAATTATAAAGTCTGTCTAGAATACCACATTAAGAACTGCGAAGGTCCTTGTGAAGGTTTGGAAAGCGAGGAAGATTACGAAAAGAAAATCAATGCTGTAAGAGGAATTATAAAAGGAGATTTCCGTTTGGCAAAAGCCTACTTAGAAGAGGAGATGCTAAAACACGCCTCCAATCTAGAGTTTGAAAAAGCTCAAATGGTAAAGGAAAAGTTGGCGTTTTTGGAAGATTATCAGGTTAAACATACCGTGGTTAATCCTAGTATAGACGATGTAGATGTCTTTGGTATGGTAAGCGATGAAACGGCAGCTTACATCAATTATTTTAAAATCAGAAATGGAAATATCGTTCAAAGTTATACTTCCGAATTCAGAAAAAAACTAGAAGAAAGCGACGAAGAAATACTAGAAGAAGCTGTAGTTGCAATTAGAGATAAATTTCTGTCTGAATCTAAGGAAATATTACTACCATTCCATTTAGGCACCGAAATTCCTCAAGTGAAACTCATCGTTCCAAAAGTGGGCGACAAAAAGAGAATTGTAGAACTCTCCGAAAAAAATGCGAGAGAATATCGTCTAGAAAAACTAAAGCAAATCCAAATTGTAGACCCTGACCGCCATACCAATCGTATTATGTCAGAAATGAAAACACTTCTTAGGCTTCCAGAGGAGCCAAGACACATTGAGGGGTTTGACAATTCTAATATCCAAGGGACTAACCCAGTATCTGCCTGTGTTGTCTTTAAAGACGGCAAACCAAGCAAGAAGGATTATCGTATTTTCCATATCAAAACCGTAGAAGGTCCTAACGACTTCGCTTCTATGGAAGAAGTGATTTACCGAAGATATAAAAGATATTTGGATGAGGGTGAGTCTCTACCTCAACTGATTTTGATAGACGGCGGTAAGGGGCAGCTAAGCTCTGCCGTTAAAAGTTTAAAAAAGTTAGATTTATATGGTAAAATCTCCATCATAGGTATTGCCAAAAGGTTGGAAGAGCTATTTTTCCCTAACGACCCTATTCCTTTATATTTAGACAAAACTTCGGAAACACTTAAAGTCTTACAAAGAGTGAGAGACGAAGCCCACCGTTTCGGAGTAAAGCACCACCGCACTAGAAGGACCAACAGCACCATAAAATCAGAATTAGAAGAAATCCCAGGCGTTGGAGCTAAATCCATAGAGCTATTGCTAAGTAAACTAAAATCGGTAAAGCGTATTAAAGAAGCCTCACAGGAAACTTTAGAGGAAATTTTGGGCAAGTCTAAAGGCAGTATAGTATGGCAGTATTTTAATGGATAATGGAACTAAAATTCATATATTTGTCCGTTAGCGGTAATCTAAACGCAGAATCAAGAATCTAAGGTAATTTTTAAGATAATTTATATGATAAAAAATTCAGAAACAGAAAATAATATTCCAAATCCATTATCAGCTTCTAAAAAGAATTCTTGGTTACAGACAACAATTTCCATAATTATTGGAGTTGTATTTACAATTGGTACAACTTGGTACACAATATATATCAATAAAGAAGAAGCTGAAAGATCTGAATTAGAAAGATATAATAAAGTAAAAGAAAATTTAGTTTCAATAATTGAAGAACATATAGTAAATAAAGATTCTATTGATTTCATAAGTCTAAATAGAATAATTAATAATAGGATAAAAGAAGAAAACTTATATAAAAAGCCTGAAATTATAGATTTATTATCTCTTGCAGAATATAATATTCAAAATAGTAGACATTTAAGTTTTGATAAAAAAATAGAATATTCAAGAATTTTGTCAAAACAATTCAGAAATATAAAAATTGACACTACATTACTTTTAGACAAAGTAAGATTTCCTGAAGAGATTAAAAACTTAAATGAAAATTTAAATAATATTAATTCCTCAAATGGAAAAGAAACACTCATTAAATTAATAAATAAATATGAAAATGAAATAACAGATTTACAAGAAAAGAAAATTAAAAAAGAAAGCCTTGCCGATTACTTTTTTAAATCTCCTACTCGAATCATTATAATATTTGCTGTCTATGCAGGAATTATGTTGTTTTACTTATATTACGTAAGATTACGTAGAAGAAAGAGACTTTTATATGAACACAGATATGAAATATACGAACTTGAAGCACAAAAAATAAGAGAAGAAATTGATTATCTTATTTCTAAAGCTAATGATGAAAAGACAAGTGACAAAGAGAGATTTCAATTGAATGAGAGAATTGACTATTTATTTGATAAATTGAAAAAAACAGATATAGACTACCGCTAACAGCAGTTTGCAAAAATGGCGGGTTTTGGGCTTAATTTAAAGTTGGTTTTGTACTTGCAAAGTCAGTGTTTAACCGAAAGTTTAGGCTTCCTTAATCCGCCACTTCTGCAAGCCGCCGAGCCATTAGCCGACATTTTAAAAGTTCTTATATATGAAAAAAAGTATCTTATTGTTGTTTAGTTTTATAATCACTTTTTTAAATGCACAGAATAAAACTAAAATTGAAATTCCTGAAACTTATGAATTATCAAATATAGTTTTAGCATTGACTAAATACGGAATTTCAGACGAATGGGAAGTTCAAAAAAGAACGGATTATTACAATAAAGTTTTGGATTATTTTCAAACAGTAAAAAATCATCCACTTTTAGATAGTGTTAATTATTCAAGAGAAAAATGGGAGGATTTTTTGAGTTTTAGAACCGATGCCGTTGCATTTTCTTTTGATGAAAAAGGAAATCTAAAAAGAGATTATGAATTTTATGCCAATGAAGGACACAAACCATTTGACCAAAACTTAGACTTGGTAAATGATTTTGTAAAAAAATCAAATTTCAGAGAATTCTATGCACAAAATAAACCTTTCTATGATAGAATTGTGAGAAATTATGAAGAGTATAATTATATTAATGAGTCTATAAAATTTTTAGACAAAATTTTTGATAAAAAAGATGTAAACTCTTCTGATTCAGAATATCTAGTAATTCTTTCTCCCTTGGTTTATAGGATGAATTGTCATAGAAAACTGTCTGAAAATATTACAGCAGATTTTCCATCTGCAACAGAAGATTTTGTTAATGGAGTTGAAAAAAATACAAATATTGAAGAACGGCTACATTCAAATCATTTAATTTTTACAGAAAAAGACCACGAATATGTTAATCCATTAACAAATATATATTTAAATATTGTAAACTCAAGTTTTGATACACAATTTTGGGATAAAAACTCGGGATATGAGGATCATAATTCTTTTAATGAGTATTTGACA
The genomic region above belongs to Riemerella anatipestifer and contains:
- a CDS encoding cation diffusion facilitator family transporter is translated as MTPEKNKFTFQRSIAFIGVALFVGKLIAWHLTNSDAIFSDAMESIVNIISAFMGLYSLYLAAKPKDHDHPYGHGKIEFLTAGAEGMLIIFAGTLIIVQSANSLLNQNTLQKLDWGIAIVAITALINYIMGYISYQKGKRENSLVLMSSGKHLQSDTLTTLGVVLSLILVYITKVYWLDAVVALFFGGYIIVVGYKIVRKALSGIMDEKDEALLSEIVKVLQDFRRNEWIDIHNVKVQQFGAHLHIDAHITLPYYYTLREAHQEMEKAIKLLLAHTERTVEFSFHMDDCKPFSCEICQLDCPFRSAPFQKQIHWDIHTTTQVEKHQLSQK
- the uvrC gene encoding excinuclease ABC subunit UvrC, which gives rise to MNETLELQLKTLPKEPGVYRYYDEAGQLLYVGKAKNLKNRVLSYFNKSQVGYKTKIMVKKIHRLEITIVPSEYDALLLENNLIKEHQPFYNIMMKDDKSFPWLCIKNEPFPRLFLTRKRIKDGSEYYGPYAKVKPAKVLLETIKNLYKIRTCTLNLSEDRIEKANYKVCLEYHIKNCEGPCEGLESEEDYEKKINAVRGIIKGDFRLAKAYLEEEMLKHASNLEFEKAQMVKEKLAFLEDYQVKHTVVNPSIDDVDVFGMVSDETAAYINYFKIRNGNIVQSYTSEFRKKLEESDEEILEEAVVAIRDKFLSESKEILLPFHLGTEIPQVKLIVPKVGDKKRIVELSEKNAREYRLEKLKQIQIVDPDRHTNRIMSEMKTLLRLPEEPRHIEGFDNSNIQGTNPVSACVVFKDGKPSKKDYRIFHIKTVEGPNDFASMEEVIYRRYKRYLDEGESLPQLILIDGGKGQLSSAVKSLKKLDLYGKISIIGIAKRLEELFFPNDPIPLYLDKTSETLKVLQRVRDEAHRFGVKHHRTRRTNSTIKSELEEIPGVGAKSIELLLSKLKSVKRIKEASQETLEEILGKSKGSIVWQYFNG
- a CDS encoding DUF4932 domain-containing protein, with the protein product MKKSILLLFSFIITFLNAQNKTKIEIPETYELSNIVLALTKYGISDEWEVQKRTDYYNKVLDYFQTVKNHPLLDSVNYSREKWEDFLSFRTDAVAFSFDEKGNLKRDYEFYANEGHKPFDQNLDLVNDFVKKSNFREFYAQNKPFYDRIVRNYEEYNYINESIKFLDKIFDKKDVNSSDSEYLVILSPLVYRMNCHRKLSENITADFPSATEDFVNGVEKNTNIEERLHSNHLIFTEKDHEYVNPLTNIYLNIVNSSFDTQFWDKNSGYEDHNSFNEYLTWAIYDLFVAENFPKYSKRVSMQWKYQNMTRGFIAQNIFSDKLLELYNKSKSKKIEDIIKPLLKWTKEVGKTITLPTFLNTDKKNFVKTNLNNITIEFSEPMKMKSSIGAEIREYKDGKETGNKEFINIENLKWLNNGKKMNFKIDTKFKEFILVFNWWGIDNPLVSQKGIFLEPLSYIMLKK